A genomic segment from Nicotiana tabacum cultivar K326 chromosome 7, ASM71507v2, whole genome shotgun sequence encodes:
- the LOC107771235 gene encoding ribosome production factor 2 homolog, translating to MMRSKTPWKIKTPQKGRIRRELEKRAPKLVETGKKTLILHGTKTSQVLNEVMTEIYHLKRDNSVKYTRKNDNVRPFESGGEASLEFFSLKTDCSLFVYGSHSKKRPNNLVIGRTYDHHVYDLVEVGVEEFKSMKSFKYDKNLAPKIGSKPFFTFIGEGFESVEELKHLKEVLLDLFHGEVVTNLNLAGLDRVYVCTAVSPKKVFLTHCALRLKKSGTVVPRIELVEVGPSMDLVVRRHRLPDDSLKKEAMKTTLDKAKKKEKNVVKDAFQGKYGKIYIPDQKVGSVALPHKAKGVKRERREAKLKHVTDQPEEKKQKLDSE from the exons ATGATGAGAAGTAAAACCCCATGGAAAATTAAAACCCCACAGAAAGGAAGAATCAGAAGGGAGCTTGAAAAACGTGCTCCTAAACTG GTTGAAACTGGGAAAAAGACATTGATATTACACGGTACAAAAACAAGCCAAGTGTTGAATGAGGTGATGACTGAAATTTATCACTTGAAGAGGGATAATTCTGTTAAATATACCCGGAAGAATGATAATGTTAGACCATTTGAGAGCGGGGGAGAGGCTTCTTTGGAGTTCTTCTCTCTTAAGACAGATTGCAGCCTTTTTGTG TATGGTTCTCACTCCAAGAAGCGCCCTAACAATCTTGTTATTGGGCGAACCTATGATCACCATGTTTACGATCTTGTAGAGGTAGGAGTGGAGGAGTTCAAAAGCATGAAGTCATTCAAATATGATAAGAATTTGGCTCCTAAAATTGGGTCAAAGCCCTTTTTTACCTTTATTGGAGAAGGATTTGAGAGTGTTGAAGAGTTGAAGCATTTAAAAGAAGTTTTGCTTGATCTATTCCATGGCGAG GTAGTGACCAACTTGAACCTTGCTGGGTTAGATCGTGTATATGTATGTACAGCTGTATCGCCAAAAAAGGTTTTCTTGACCCATTGTGCACTGCGGTTAAAAAAATCTGGCACAGTAGTTCCAAGAATAGAATTAGTGGAGGTTGGCCCATCCATGGACTTAGTAGTTCGGCGACATCGTCTTCCTGATGACAGTTTGAAGAAAGAAGCTATGAAAACTACTCTTGATAAAGCAAAGAAGAAG GAGAAAAATGTTGTCAAAGATGCCTTTCAAGGAAAATACGGGAAGATTTATATTCCTGATCAGAAG GTTGGAAGTGTGGCACTGCCTCACAAAGCAAAAGGAGTTAAAAGGGAGCGTAGAGAAGCTAAGTTGAAACATGTGACAGACCAGCCTGAAGAAAAGAAACAGAAGCTGGATTCGGAGTGA
- the LOC107771234 gene encoding scarecrow-like protein 14, translating into MEAIFQEQLFPGADAFIFRHPSSILVDPREDHVVQNGTIVNRHSFEDYSHVHSNVSDPIVRDGDSSPKEEGEGEGDHSDAMYKYISQMLMEEEDLEYKPCMFHDCMALQAAEKYFSDVLHGSDNITNSPQFSAIIPQDKVSSSCPDFSNTSSDSIESLQWDLNFESPVSVKSLSGSLLTSFRSPSGLREKKNHHRQDDDQQRSNKQLATFAADESEPLEMYDNVLLLCPNNPCVLPNEVKKPIKVGRPRSGGKKHSSSKKEIVDLRGLLTQCAQAMSSYDTRTANELLMRIRQHSSSHGDGTERLAHYLANALEARLSSTGTASYTVFASSRISAAHILKAYKAFITACPFKLMSNIFANKYIKKLITGGAPRTIHIIDFGILYGFQWPCLIQSLSALRRGEPIKLRITGVELPQPGFRPAERVEDTGRRLKKYCDRFHVPFEFNAIAKKWESITLEELAIDRDEVLVVNSLYRLGNIPDETVVPTSPRDVVLDLIRRIRPDMFIHGVVNGTYNTPFFLTRFREALFHFSTLFDMFEATMPREDEDRKLFEEEVFARDAMNVIACEGTERVERPETYKQWQLRCARAGFKQLPLDQEIVNFVSNKVRREYHKDFSVDEDSQWMLQGWKGRVVYALSCWKPAEQL; encoded by the coding sequence ATGGAAGCCATATTCCAAGAACAACTTTTTCCTGGTGCAGATGCTTTCATTTTTAGGCACCCTTCTTCAATTCTAGTCGATCCAAGAGAAGATCATGTTGTACAAAATGGTACAATAGTTAATCGTCATAGTTTTGAAGATTACTCTCATGTCCATTCAAATGTTTCGGATCCTATTGTCCGAGACGGAGATTCTTCTCCTAAAGAGGAAGGGGAAGGAGAAGGGGACCATTCTGATGCAATGTACAAATACATAAGTCAGATGCTAATGGAAGAGGAAGATTTGGAGTATAAGCCCTGTATGTTCCACGACTGTATGGCTCTCCAAGCTGCTGAGAAATACTTCTCTGATGTCCTTCATGGATCCGATAACATTACTAATTCTCCCCAGTTTTCCGCCATTATTCCTCAGGATAAGGTTTCCTCCTCTTGTCCTGATTTCAGCAACACTTCATCTGATTCTATTGAGTCTCTTCAATGGGATCTGAATTTTGAATCCCCTGTTTCAGTGAAGAGTTTGTCTGGCTCTTTGTTGACTTCCTTTCGTTCACCTAGTGgtttgagggaaaagaaaaatcacCATCGACAAGATGATGACCAACAGAGGAGTAACAAACAGTTGGCTACATTTGCTGCTGATGAATCTGAACCATTGGAAATGTATGACAATGTGTTGTTGCTTTGTCCAAATAATCCATGTGTTCTGCCTAATGAAGTTAAAAAACCAATCAAAGTTGGAAGGCCGAGATCAGGTGGTAAGAAGCATAGCAGCAGCAAGAAGGAAATAGTGGATTTGAGAGGTCTGTTGACTCAATGTGCACAGGCAATGTCAAGCTATGATACCCGAACAGCTAATGAGTTGCTGATGCGGATAAGACAACACTCTTCGTCCCATGGGGATGGGACAGAGAGGTTGGCTCATTATCTTGCCAATGCCCTTGAAGCACGGCTGTCCAGCACAGGGACAGCGTCGTATACAGTGTTTGCATCCAGCAGGATATCAGCTGCTCACATTTTGAAAGCTTACAAGGCGTTTATCACAGCATGCCCATTCAAGTTGATGTCAAACATTTTTGCAAATAAGTATATCAAGAAGTTGATTACTGGAGGAGCACCAAGGACGATACACATAattgattttgggattttataTGGTTTCCAGTGGCCTTGTCTCATACAAAGTCTATCGGCCTTGAGGCGTGGGGAACCTATAAAGCTCCGAATTACTGGAGTCGAACTTCCCCAGCCTGGTTTCCGGCCAGCAGAGAGGGTTGAGGATACAGGGCGTCGCCTAAAGAAGTACTGTGACAGATTTCATGTTCCTTTCGAATTTAATGCCATAGCAAAGAAGTGGGAAAGCATCACGCTTGAAGAGCTTGCGATTGACAGGGATGAGGTGCTTGTGGTTAACAGTTTGTATAGACTAGGGAACATACCTGATGAGACAGTAGTACCAACCAGTCCAAGGGATGTTGTCTTAGATTTAATCAGGAGGATCCGTCCTGATATGTTCATCCACGGAGTGGTGAACGGGACTTACAATACTCCATTCTTTCTCACACGGTTTAGGGAGGCACTTTTTCACTTCTCTACTCTGTTTGATATGTTTGAGGCTACCATGCCCCGTGAGGATGAGGACAGAAAGCTTTTCGAGGAAGAGGTTTTTGCAAGAGATGCTATGAATGTGATAGCTTGTGAAGGAACAGAGAGGGTCGAGAGACCTGAAACGTACAAGCAGTGGCAACTTAGATGCGCGAGAGCTGGATTTAAACAGCTGCCACTTGACCAGGAGATTGTCAACTTTGTTAGCAACAAAGTGAGGCGGGAGTACCACAAGGACTTCTCAGTGGATGAAGATAGCCAGTGGATGCTGCAAGGATGGAAAGGACGTGTAGTTTACGCTCTCTCTTGTTGGAAGCCTGCTGAGCAGTTGTAA